The following coding sequences are from one Gadus morhua chromosome 10, gadMor3.0, whole genome shotgun sequence window:
- the ccna2 gene encoding cyclin-A2: MSEAPLSELHNQENMVSRLRGAAKSRAPAPENRENLPPKTRAAAPENQENLPPRTVLGGLQQNAPSRAQNQRATGKQGGSSQPTCKNEDFSKSCAEKTSKQPVFQIHVDEPDCAVSRRPAAPRVKPAEGSLLHPAMTRLRQPLAPLDLPSAMDVSFGDSPMDMSLIDGEERTQDPSEVPEYAKEIHTYLREVEVKMRPKAGYMKKQPDITGSMRAILVDWLVEVGEEYKLQNETLYLAVNYIDRFLSSMSVLRGKLQLVGTAAMLLASKFEEIYPPEVAEFVYITDDTYTKKQVLRMEHLVLKVLSFDLAAPTINQFLSQYFLHHALNKRVESLAMYLSELSLVDSEPFLKYLPSHTAAAALLLAHHTITGESWPAALWEVSGYSVEDLTPCLQDLHQMFLGASQHAQQSVPDKYKSAKYHEVSLITPPATLNI; the protein is encoded by the exons ATGTCTGAAGCCCCGCTGTCAGAGCTCCACAACCAGGAGAACATGGTCTCCCGGCTCCGAGGAGCCGCCAAGAGCCGGGCTCCGGCCCCGGAGAATCGGGAGAACCTCCCGCCCAAGACCCGGGCCGCAGCCCCGGAGAACCAGGAGAACCTCCCGCCCAGGACGGTGCTCGGCGGCCTGCAGCAGAACGCTCCCAGCCGGGCTCAGAACCAGCGCGCCACCGGCAAACAG GGAGGCTCATCCCAGCCGACCTGTAAGAATGAGGACTTCAGTAAGAGCTGCGCGGAGAAGACCTCCAAGCAGCCCGTCTTCCAGATCCACGTGGACGAGCCTGACTGCGCCGTCTCCAGGAGACCCGCCGCCCCAAGAGTGAAGCCCGCCGAGGGGTCCTTGCTGCACCCGGCCATGACCCGCCTCCGGCAACCCCTCGCCCCCCTGGACCTCCCCTCCGCCATGGACGTCAGCTTTG GCGACTCCCCCATGGACATGTCTCTGATAGATGGAGAGGAACGGACCCAGGACCCCAGCGAGGTCCCTGAGTACGCCAAGGAAATCCACACCTAcctgagggaggtggag GTGAAGATGCGTCCCAAGGCGGGCTACATGAAGAAGCAGCCCGACATCACGGGCAGCATGCGGGCCATCCTGGTGGActggctggtggaggtgggcgaGGAGTACAAGCTGCAGAACGAGACGCTGTACCTGGCCGTCAACTACATCGACCGCTTCCTGTCCTCCATGTCGGTGCTCAGGGGGAAGCTTCAGCTGGTCGGCACGGCTGCCATGCTGCTGGCCTC TAAGTTTGAGGAGATCTACCCCCCCGAGGTGGCGGAGTTTGTGTACATCACGGACGACACCTACACCAAGAAGCAGGTCCTGAGGATGGAGCACCTGGTGCTGAAGGTCCTCTCCTTCGACCTGGCCGCGCCCACCATCAACCAGTTCCTGTCGCAGTACTTCCTGCACCACGCCCTCAACAAGAGGGTGGAGAGCCTGGCCATG TACCTGTCGGAGCTGAGCCTGGTGGACTCTGAGCCGTTCCTCAAGTACCTCCCGTCACAcacggccgccgccgccctcctcctcgcccaccACACCATCACAGGAGAGTCCTGG CCCGCGGCCCTATGGGAGGTGTCGGGCTACTCTGTGGAGGACCTGACCCCGTGtctccaggacctccaccagATGTTCCTCGGCGCCTCGCAGCACGCCCAGCAGTCGGTCCCCGACAAGTACAAGAGTGCCAA GTACCACGAGGTGTCTCTCATCACCCCCCCGGCCACGCTGAACATctga